CAGTTAAAAGATAAAAAAGCACTGGTATATGTTGGTGGCGGAATTACGCATGAATCAGATCCCGAAAAAGAATGGGAAGAAACGGTAGCAAAAAGTAATACAATGCTTAAAGTTGTATTGTAATTTTGTTCCCATAAAATAATTAGATTGAAATACTCTACAATACCCTCAGCACAAACCGTTGCCCACTATTGCAAAATATATGGCATAAAAGAAATTGTTATTTCTCCAGGTTCACGAAATGCACCTTTAACCATTACGTTTACAGAAGATGACTACTTCAATTGCTTCAGTGTGGTAGATGAACGTTGTGCTGCTTTTTTTGCATTAGGTATGGCACAGCAACAACAGAAGCCCGTTGCGGTGATATGTACTTCTGGGAGTGCACTTTTAAATTATTATCCTGCTATTTCAGAAGCTTTTTATAGTGATATTCCATTAGTGGTAATTTCTGCGGATAGACCGCCTTATAAGATTGATATTGGAGACGGACAAACCATTCGTCAGGATCATGTTTTTGATCGCCATATTGGGTATTCGGCTAATTTAAAACTAGATGTAAGTCACGCTACAGAAACTATAAAAAAACAAGGAAAAAGTTTACTTAGTTCAAGTACGTCGCTAGAAAATCAACAAGCGCAAATTGAGGCTTATAATGATAAAGAATTGGGGCAGGCGTTTCAATTAGCTATTGAAACCATGTCTCCTGTGCATATAAATGTGCCATTTGAGGAGCCGTTGTATAATGCCACAACGGTACCAAATCATCAGCCAGCTCTAGTGTATAAAAAGCCTGAGCTTGATGCTGTAGAAGATTTGACAGCCTTTGCAACTAGTTGGAACCAAGCAAAACGAAAATTAGTTTTGGTAGGTGTAGCATACCCAAATGCGGTAGCTCAAGAATATCTTGATTTTCTAGCTACTGATAAATCGGTCATCGTATTAACAGAAACAACATCAAACTTACACCACCCCAATTTTTTTACGAGTATCGATAGTCTTATTGCTCCTATAGAAAAATCTGTTAACAGTGATGAGTTATTTAAAAAATTACAACCCGATATAGTGCTTACTTTTGGCGGACTCATAGTATCTAAGAAGATAAAGAATTTTTTACGTACCTATAAAGCTGGAGTGCATTGGCATATTGATGCTAAAAAAGCATACGATACTTTTTTTTCTATTACACATCATTTTGAAACTTCAGAAAACACTTTTTTTAGGTCTTTTATACCAAAGCTTAAAGCTATTGAAAGTGATTATTATTCGTATTGGTCTGCGGTGAAGAGAAATTATGAAGTCAAGAGAAATCAATATTTAAATGAAATTCCTTTTTCAGATATGTTGGCCTTCTCTAAAATCGCAAAATCAATTCCGAAAAATTACCAACTGCATTTGGCAAATAGTTCTACCGTACGCTATGCACAGTTATTTGCCATAGACCCAAGTATTACAGTTTTTTGTAATCGGGGCACCAGTGGTATAGACGGGTCTACGTCTACAGCTGTAGGAGCAGCTATTTACCATCAAGAACCTACCTTGTTAATTACTGGAGATATTAGTTTTTTATACGATAGTAATGGTTTATGGAATAAAAATATACGGTCAGATTTTAGAGTTATTGTT
This genomic stretch from Cellulophaga algicola DSM 14237 harbors:
- the menD gene encoding 2-succinyl-5-enolpyruvyl-6-hydroxy-3-cyclohexene-1-carboxylic-acid synthase, translated to MKYSTIPSAQTVAHYCKIYGIKEIVISPGSRNAPLTITFTEDDYFNCFSVVDERCAAFFALGMAQQQQKPVAVICTSGSALLNYYPAISEAFYSDIPLVVISADRPPYKIDIGDGQTIRQDHVFDRHIGYSANLKLDVSHATETIKKQGKSLLSSSTSLENQQAQIEAYNDKELGQAFQLAIETMSPVHINVPFEEPLYNATTVPNHQPALVYKKPELDAVEDLTAFATSWNQAKRKLVLVGVAYPNAVAQEYLDFLATDKSVIVLTETTSNLHHPNFFTSIDSLIAPIEKSVNSDELFKKLQPDIVLTFGGLIVSKKIKNFLRTYKAGVHWHIDAKKAYDTFFSITHHFETSENTFFRSFIPKLKAIESDYYSYWSAVKRNYEVKRNQYLNEIPFSDMLAFSKIAKSIPKNYQLHLANSSTVRYAQLFAIDPSITVFCNRGTSGIDGSTSTAVGAAIYHQEPTLLITGDISFLYDSNGLWNKNIRSDFRVIVLNNDGGGIFRILPGQEDTANFETFFETTHAIDIAKLCSGYNILHEMVDNEKNLEKALINFYKGSKMPKLLEIKTPRLINNKILLSYFDFIS